In one Epinephelus lanceolatus isolate andai-2023 chromosome 19, ASM4190304v1, whole genome shotgun sequence genomic region, the following are encoded:
- the coro1cb gene encoding uncharacterized protein coro1cb isoform X1 encodes MGQKLERLSERDEESLDNSEWSGQTGETEQSETAAEKDESRDQEDGSFATPGGIGWISGISVTGPATGQARELTVTSARTDPQTGQPIRPLGQQEHPVNTKGECVGGDRKSHSVTRTAEESKTVLSPKETRQTSDKRQGSRSKAVAYTGTTAMEEQGNGKKSDLAYKKLGPDTQTGSCDPSNEEDFVVLEKDETWMSSDGEHKTTFGNKADDLQSPFKGRVEENASASGSNLPQLSKNAPQEKGNEKKSKRRSDTLSVTADSVEAHAESSPADCFEREMVPDLAEVTGSRCQLKGVGHVGAAQTKATGRGRAEREQDMNDYSKGEVSTYSNVTQNSGSGKRLRESSDDLGNMLNEAGQLIVQEAPGGEKETKSKWEPCLEKADPSLREEHQCKGSHNVQKTAEADQSHLSRFAGAVSKRAKAGSLCTKKEDGQLASKAADSHPLKSKPSSSETPLLEDNPSFSLEQCDTTHCAPLPGNEGCDELIQVASLKRESNHVCFSAVVTPPPVTHLLPEKVTSMATQLGTSVVNSQMAPDASCVSRDESMPKEKPRVKGPPPPVPKKPKNPFIKLKTAQLKSGDVQRRGKDHLRSEERVKRRHTFDFHVPYNTLTNQDMCLLWDERGTYTVPTNIRRLSADLSPWENLSLGHMDDRYGDMVDFDYCGRVAQLSPEAEPPNLDMLERRIFLERQSRFKSSPPVAKKPQIRVASKETLNTSEVTSDNEIQRPKPARSGKQEIYPELQSARVISDNRGNYVKHREYHSSDRDARRNSEVGSYKPVAEIIKEKNQVQRHQSRVKPEGVKAQVRVAEEGPSVKVSQMKDAFDVPKKSKERPPEVPPPPKKDMLRRVVRQSKFRHVFGQAVRNDQCYDDIRVSRVTWDSSFCAVNPKFVAIIIDASGGGAFLVLPLQKSGRIDKVYPTVCGHTGPVLDIDWCPHNDLVIASGSEDCTVMVWQIPENGLETPLSEPVVVLEGHSKRVGIVSWHPTARNVLLSAGCDNQIIIWNVGTGEAMINLDDMHPDVIFSVSWSRNGSLLCTACKDKKVRIIDPRKKKVVAEKDKAHEGARPMRAIFLANGNIFTTGFSRMSERQLALWKAENFDEPICVQEMDSSNGVLLPFYDPDTNVVYLCGKGDSSIRYFEITDEAPYVHYLNTFSTKEPQRGMGYMPKRGLDVNKCEIARFYKLHERKCEPIIMTVPRKSDLFQDDLYPDTAGPDPALEAEEWFAGKNGGPILISLKDGYVSTKNRDLKVVKTNVLETKPPTKAENIPTVQKHASPQPSVKMEDKLEEVLREFKSLRDRVILQDRRIARLEEQVAKVAM; translated from the exons ATGGGCCAGAAGCTGGAGAGGCTGTCGGAAAGGGATGAAGAGTCGCTTGATAATTCAGAGTGGTCGGGGCAAACTGGAGAGACAGAACAGTCGGAGACTGCAGCAGAAAAAGATGAGAGCAGAGATCAGGAGGATGGCAGTTTTGCTACCCCTGGGGGTATTGGTTGGATTAGTGGGATCAGTGTCACCGGCCCTGCCACTGGGCAAGCAAGGGAGCTCACAGTCACTTCTGCACGTACAGACCCCCAAACTGGGCAGCCAATCAGACCTCTAGGTCAGCAGGAGCACCCTGTGAACACCAAGGGAGAGTGTGTGGGTGGAGACAGAAAGAGCCACAGTGTCACTCGGACTGCAGAGGAGTCAAAAACTGTCCTGAGCCCTAAGGAGACAAGACAAACTTCAGACAAAAGGCAAGGGTCTAGGAGTAAGGCTGTGGCCTATACTGGGACTACAGCTATGGAGGAGCAGGGAAACGGGAAGAAATCGGACCTTGCTTATAAAAAGTTAGGTCCTGACACTCAAACTGGCTCATGCGATCCCTCTAATGAGGAGGACTTTGTGGTGCTCGAGAAGGATGAGACTTGGATGTCATCTGACGGGGAACATAAAACCACTTTTGGCAATAAAGCAGATGATCTTCAGTCTCCTTTTAAAGGAAGAGTTGAGGAGAACGCTTCTGCAAGTGGCAGTAACCTTCCACAACTTTCCAAGAATGCTCCTCAAGAAAAGGGTAATGAGAAGAAAAGCAAGAGAAGATCTGACACACTTTCAGTCACAGCCGACAGCGTGGAAGCACATGCTGAAAGTTCACCCGCAGATTGTTTTGAGAGGGAAATGGTTCCAGATTTGGCCGAAGTGACAGGCAGCAGGTGTCAGCTAAAAGGAGTTGGTCATGTTGGGGCTGCCCAAACCAAGGCAACTGGgagaggaagagcagagagggagCAAGACATGAATGACTACAGCAAGGGGGAGGTCTCTACTTACAGTAACGTGACACAAAACAGTGGCTCGGGGAAAAGATTAAGAGAGAGCAGTGATGATTTGGGAAACATGCTTAATGAAGCAGGCCAGTTGATTGTTCAGGAGGCGCCAGgaggggagaaagagacaaagtCAAAATGGGAACCATGCTTGGAAAAGGCAGATCCTTCTTTAAGAGAGGAACATCAATGCAAGGGAAGCCACAATGTACAAAAAACAGCAGAAGCAGATCAGTCCCATCTGAGCAGGTTTGCAGGCGCTGTCTCAAAGAGGGCTAAGGCAGGTAGTTTGTGTACCAAGAAAGAGGATGGCCAATTGGCTAGCAAAGCAGCCGACTCTCACCCCCTAAAATCAAAGCCCTCTAGCTCTGAAACACCACTTCTAGAAGACAATCCCTCGTTTTCACTGGAACAGTGTGATACGACCCACTGTGCTCCTCTGCCAGGCAATGAAGGCTGTGATGAACTGATACAGGTCGCGAGCTTAAAGAGGGAGAGCAATCATGTTTGCTTCTCTGCCGTCGTCACCCCTCCACCTGTAACTCATCTGTTGCCTGAGAAAGTCACATCAATGGCGACACAACTCGGTACAAGTGTGGTAAATTCACAAATGGCACCAGATGCCTCATGTGTCTCTAGAGATGAATCTATGCCAAAAGAAAAACCCAGAGTTAAAGGCCCACCTCCGCCTGTCCCCAAAAAACCTAAAAACCCTTTTATAAAGCTGAAAACCGCACAATTGAAGTCTGGTGATGTGCAAAGAAGAGGCAAAGATCATCTACGTTCTGAGGAGAGGGTCAAGAGGAGGCACACTTTTGATTTTCATGTTCCATACAACACCCTAACTAATCAGGACATGTGCTTGTTGTGGGACGAAAGGGGCACTTACACCGTGCCAACGAACATACGACGGCTCTCAGCTGACCTCAGCCCTTGGGAAAACCTTTCACTGGGACACATGGATGATCGGTACGGAGACATGGTCGACTTTGACTACTGCGGCCGTGTGGCACAGCTGTCTCCAGAGGCAGAGCCGCCAAACCTGGACATGTTGGAGAGAAGAATATTCCTGGAGAGACAATCCAGATTTAAAAGCTCGCCTCCTGTTGCGAAAAAGCCCCAAATTCGTGTTGCATCCAAAGAGACTCTAAACACATCTGAGGTCACATCAGACAATGAAATCCAAAGACCAAAACCTGCTCGTTCAGGGAAACAAGAAATCTACCCAGAGCTCCAATCTGCGAGAGTCATCAGTGACAACCGTGGTAACTATGTTAAGCATAGAGAGTACCACAGTAGTGATCGGGATGCAAGGCGTAACAGCGAGGTGGGTTCTTACAAGCCCGTGGCGGAaattatcaaagaaaaaaatcaagtgcAAAGACATCAGAGTCGGGTCAAACCTGAAGGGGTTAAAGCTCAGGTTCGGGTGGCTGAGGAGGGTCCAAGTGTGAAAGTATCCCAGATGAAGGATGCCTTTGATGTCCCAAAGAAATCCAAAGAGAGACCTCCAGAAGTTCCACCACCTCCAAAGAAAG ATATGTTGCGGCGAGTTGTGCGACAGAGCAAGTTCCGTCATGTGTTTGGGCAGGCCGTGAGGAACGATCAGTGCTACGATGACATCCGCGTGTCCAGGGTCACATGGGACAGCTCCTTCTGTGCCGTCAACCCCAAATTTGTTGCCATCATCATAGACGCCAGTGGGGGAGGAGCCTTTCTTGTACTTCCTCTACAAAAG AGTGGACGCATAGACAAGGTCTACCCTACAGTATGTGGTCACACGGGCCCGGTGTTGGACATCGACTGGTGTCCTCACAATGACCTCGTCATTGCTAGTGGCTCTGAGGACTGCACGGTCATG GTTTGGCAGATCCCTGAGAACGGACTGGAGACTCCCCTTTCAGAGCCTGTGGTCGTGCTAGAGGGACACTCTAAGAGGGTCGGCATTGTGTCTTGGCATCCCACCGCTCGCAACGTTCTCCTCAGCGCAG GGTGCGACAACCAGATCATCATTTGGAATGTGGGCACGGGAGAGGCCATGATCAACCTGGACGACATGCACCCTGATGTTATCTTTAGTGTCAGCTGGAGCCGCAATGGCAGCCTGCTCTGCACCGCCTGCAAGGACAAGAAGGTCCGCATCATCGACCCCCgtaaaaaaaaggttgttgcg gAGAAGGACAAAGCCCACGAGGGAGCTCGACCAATGAGAGCCATCTTTTTAGCAAATGGAAACATCTTCACCACTGGATTCAGCCGCATGAGCGAACGCCAGCTGGCCCTGTGGAAAGCT GAAAACTTCGATGAGCCAATATGTGTTCAAGAGATGGACTCCAGTAATGGAGTCCTGCTGCCCTTCTATGACCCCGACACCAACGTAGTCTACCTGTGTGGAAAG GGTGACAGCAGCATTCGGTATTTTGAGATCACTGATGAGGCGCCGTATGTTCACTACCTCAACACCTTTTCCACCAAGGAGCCCCAGAGGGGGATGGGATACATGCCCAAGAGAGGCCTGGATGTCAACAAATGTGAAATCGCAAG GTTTTACAAACTGCATGAGAGAAAATGTGAGCCAATCATCATGACAGTCCCGCGTAAG TCGGATCTGTTCCAGGACGACCTGTATCCTGACACAGCCGGCCCCGACCCCGCCCTGGAGGCAGAGGAGTGGTTTGCCGGGAAGAATGGAGGCCCCATCCTGATCTCGCTCAAAGATGGCTACGTTTCCACAAAGAACCGGGATCTGAAAGTGGTCAAGACGAACGTCCTGGAGACCAAGCCGCCCACTAAAGCAGAGAACATCCCGACTGTCCAGAAGCACGCTTCTCCGCAGCCCTCAGTA AAAATGGAAGATAAACTGGAAGAGGTACTCCGAGAGTTCAAGTCACTCAGGGACCGTGTCATCCTCCAAGACCGTCGAATTGCCAGACTGGAAGAGCAGGTTGCCAAGGTTGCCATGTAA
- the coro1cb gene encoding coronin-1C-A isoform X3 — protein sequence MLRRVVRQSKFRHVFGQAVRNDQCYDDIRVSRVTWDSSFCAVNPKFVAIIIDASGGGAFLVLPLQKSGRIDKVYPTVCGHTGPVLDIDWCPHNDLVIASGSEDCTVMVWQIPENGLETPLSEPVVVLEGHSKRVGIVSWHPTARNVLLSAGCDNQIIIWNVGTGEAMINLDDMHPDVIFSVSWSRNGSLLCTACKDKKVRIIDPRKKKVVAEKDKAHEGARPMRAIFLANGNIFTTGFSRMSERQLALWKAENFDEPICVQEMDSSNGVLLPFYDPDTNVVYLCGKGDSSIRYFEITDEAPYVHYLNTFSTKEPQRGMGYMPKRGLDVNKCEIARFYKLHERKCEPIIMTVPRKSDLFQDDLYPDTAGPDPALEAEEWFAGKNGGPILISLKDGYVSTKNRDLKVVKTNVLETKPPTKAENIPTVQKHASPQPSVKMEDKLEEVLREFKSLRDRVILQDRRIARLEEQVAKVAM from the exons ATGTTGCGGCGAGTTGTGCGACAGAGCAAGTTCCGTCATGTGTTTGGGCAGGCCGTGAGGAACGATCAGTGCTACGATGACATCCGCGTGTCCAGGGTCACATGGGACAGCTCCTTCTGTGCCGTCAACCCCAAATTTGTTGCCATCATCATAGACGCCAGTGGGGGAGGAGCCTTTCTTGTACTTCCTCTACAAAAG AGTGGACGCATAGACAAGGTCTACCCTACAGTATGTGGTCACACGGGCCCGGTGTTGGACATCGACTGGTGTCCTCACAATGACCTCGTCATTGCTAGTGGCTCTGAGGACTGCACGGTCATG GTTTGGCAGATCCCTGAGAACGGACTGGAGACTCCCCTTTCAGAGCCTGTGGTCGTGCTAGAGGGACACTCTAAGAGGGTCGGCATTGTGTCTTGGCATCCCACCGCTCGCAACGTTCTCCTCAGCGCAG GGTGCGACAACCAGATCATCATTTGGAATGTGGGCACGGGAGAGGCCATGATCAACCTGGACGACATGCACCCTGATGTTATCTTTAGTGTCAGCTGGAGCCGCAATGGCAGCCTGCTCTGCACCGCCTGCAAGGACAAGAAGGTCCGCATCATCGACCCCCgtaaaaaaaaggttgttgcg gAGAAGGACAAAGCCCACGAGGGAGCTCGACCAATGAGAGCCATCTTTTTAGCAAATGGAAACATCTTCACCACTGGATTCAGCCGCATGAGCGAACGCCAGCTGGCCCTGTGGAAAGCT GAAAACTTCGATGAGCCAATATGTGTTCAAGAGATGGACTCCAGTAATGGAGTCCTGCTGCCCTTCTATGACCCCGACACCAACGTAGTCTACCTGTGTGGAAAG GGTGACAGCAGCATTCGGTATTTTGAGATCACTGATGAGGCGCCGTATGTTCACTACCTCAACACCTTTTCCACCAAGGAGCCCCAGAGGGGGATGGGATACATGCCCAAGAGAGGCCTGGATGTCAACAAATGTGAAATCGCAAG GTTTTACAAACTGCATGAGAGAAAATGTGAGCCAATCATCATGACAGTCCCGCGTAAG TCGGATCTGTTCCAGGACGACCTGTATCCTGACACAGCCGGCCCCGACCCCGCCCTGGAGGCAGAGGAGTGGTTTGCCGGGAAGAATGGAGGCCCCATCCTGATCTCGCTCAAAGATGGCTACGTTTCCACAAAGAACCGGGATCTGAAAGTGGTCAAGACGAACGTCCTGGAGACCAAGCCGCCCACTAAAGCAGAGAACATCCCGACTGTCCAGAAGCACGCTTCTCCGCAGCCCTCAGTA AAAATGGAAGATAAACTGGAAGAGGTACTCCGAGAGTTCAAGTCACTCAGGGACCGTGTCATCCTCCAAGACCGTCGAATTGCCAGACTGGAAGAGCAGGTTGCCAAGGTTGCCATGTAA
- the coro1cb gene encoding coronin-1C-A isoform X2, translating into MHTFSLQPYMLRRVVRQSKFRHVFGQAVRNDQCYDDIRVSRVTWDSSFCAVNPKFVAIIIDASGGGAFLVLPLQKSGRIDKVYPTVCGHTGPVLDIDWCPHNDLVIASGSEDCTVMVWQIPENGLETPLSEPVVVLEGHSKRVGIVSWHPTARNVLLSAGCDNQIIIWNVGTGEAMINLDDMHPDVIFSVSWSRNGSLLCTACKDKKVRIIDPRKKKVVAEKDKAHEGARPMRAIFLANGNIFTTGFSRMSERQLALWKAENFDEPICVQEMDSSNGVLLPFYDPDTNVVYLCGKGDSSIRYFEITDEAPYVHYLNTFSTKEPQRGMGYMPKRGLDVNKCEIARFYKLHERKCEPIIMTVPRKSDLFQDDLYPDTAGPDPALEAEEWFAGKNGGPILISLKDGYVSTKNRDLKVVKTNVLETKPPTKAENIPTVQKHASPQPSVKMEDKLEEVLREFKSLRDRVILQDRRIARLEEQVAKVAM; encoded by the exons ATGCACACCTTTTCGCTGCAACCAT ATATGTTGCGGCGAGTTGTGCGACAGAGCAAGTTCCGTCATGTGTTTGGGCAGGCCGTGAGGAACGATCAGTGCTACGATGACATCCGCGTGTCCAGGGTCACATGGGACAGCTCCTTCTGTGCCGTCAACCCCAAATTTGTTGCCATCATCATAGACGCCAGTGGGGGAGGAGCCTTTCTTGTACTTCCTCTACAAAAG AGTGGACGCATAGACAAGGTCTACCCTACAGTATGTGGTCACACGGGCCCGGTGTTGGACATCGACTGGTGTCCTCACAATGACCTCGTCATTGCTAGTGGCTCTGAGGACTGCACGGTCATG GTTTGGCAGATCCCTGAGAACGGACTGGAGACTCCCCTTTCAGAGCCTGTGGTCGTGCTAGAGGGACACTCTAAGAGGGTCGGCATTGTGTCTTGGCATCCCACCGCTCGCAACGTTCTCCTCAGCGCAG GGTGCGACAACCAGATCATCATTTGGAATGTGGGCACGGGAGAGGCCATGATCAACCTGGACGACATGCACCCTGATGTTATCTTTAGTGTCAGCTGGAGCCGCAATGGCAGCCTGCTCTGCACCGCCTGCAAGGACAAGAAGGTCCGCATCATCGACCCCCgtaaaaaaaaggttgttgcg gAGAAGGACAAAGCCCACGAGGGAGCTCGACCAATGAGAGCCATCTTTTTAGCAAATGGAAACATCTTCACCACTGGATTCAGCCGCATGAGCGAACGCCAGCTGGCCCTGTGGAAAGCT GAAAACTTCGATGAGCCAATATGTGTTCAAGAGATGGACTCCAGTAATGGAGTCCTGCTGCCCTTCTATGACCCCGACACCAACGTAGTCTACCTGTGTGGAAAG GGTGACAGCAGCATTCGGTATTTTGAGATCACTGATGAGGCGCCGTATGTTCACTACCTCAACACCTTTTCCACCAAGGAGCCCCAGAGGGGGATGGGATACATGCCCAAGAGAGGCCTGGATGTCAACAAATGTGAAATCGCAAG GTTTTACAAACTGCATGAGAGAAAATGTGAGCCAATCATCATGACAGTCCCGCGTAAG TCGGATCTGTTCCAGGACGACCTGTATCCTGACACAGCCGGCCCCGACCCCGCCCTGGAGGCAGAGGAGTGGTTTGCCGGGAAGAATGGAGGCCCCATCCTGATCTCGCTCAAAGATGGCTACGTTTCCACAAAGAACCGGGATCTGAAAGTGGTCAAGACGAACGTCCTGGAGACCAAGCCGCCCACTAAAGCAGAGAACATCCCGACTGTCCAGAAGCACGCTTCTCCGCAGCCCTCAGTA AAAATGGAAGATAAACTGGAAGAGGTACTCCGAGAGTTCAAGTCACTCAGGGACCGTGTCATCCTCCAAGACCGTCGAATTGCCAGACTGGAAGAGCAGGTTGCCAAGGTTGCCATGTAA